A window from Luteibacter flocculans encodes these proteins:
- a CDS encoding alpha/beta hydrolase, protein MKRMHGILAAVCIAVGLGGIAHAAQDDAPRSEARVLRDVAYGDDPQQRFDVYLPPSPRHAPVIFMVHGGAWVIGDKSNPGVADNKVAYWLPKGYVVVSVNYRMLPVAQPLEQARDVARALATAQRMAASWGADRDRFVLMGHSAGAHLVALLGADPDMLTAAGAVRPRGVVSLDSAAMDVVQIMEFPRHPRLYDRAFGDDPREWTAASPYHQLRAGALPVLAVCSRQRFDACPQARRFAQKAAGLGVRVDVLPQDLSHAEINRTLGLHSDYTERVNAFIAGLVVP, encoded by the coding sequence ATGAAACGAATGCATGGGATTCTCGCTGCGGTATGCATCGCCGTGGGTCTTGGCGGTATCGCGCATGCCGCGCAAGACGACGCGCCGCGGTCCGAGGCAAGGGTGCTGCGCGACGTCGCTTATGGCGACGACCCTCAGCAGCGTTTCGACGTCTATCTGCCGCCGTCGCCGCGCCATGCGCCGGTGATCTTCATGGTGCATGGAGGAGCCTGGGTGATCGGCGACAAGTCCAATCCGGGCGTGGCCGACAATAAGGTGGCGTACTGGTTGCCGAAGGGCTATGTCGTGGTCTCGGTGAACTATCGGATGCTGCCCGTGGCTCAACCCTTGGAGCAGGCTCGGGATGTCGCCCGCGCCTTGGCTACGGCGCAACGCATGGCCGCGTCGTGGGGCGCAGACCGCGATCGATTCGTCCTGATGGGGCACTCGGCAGGCGCGCACCTGGTCGCCTTGCTGGGTGCCGATCCCGACATGCTGACGGCTGCTGGCGCCGTTCGGCCGCGGGGTGTCGTTTCCCTCGACAGTGCCGCGATGGACGTGGTGCAGATCATGGAGTTTCCGCGTCATCCCAGGCTCTACGACCGCGCCTTCGGCGACGATCCGCGCGAATGGACGGCTGCGTCGCCTTATCATCAGTTGCGGGCGGGCGCGCTGCCGGTATTGGCGGTGTGTTCCCGTCAGCGTTTCGATGCGTGCCCACAGGCACGGCGCTTCGCGCAGAAGGCGGCAGGACTCGGCGTACGTGTCGACGTGTTGCCGCAGGACCTTTCGCACGCCGAGATCAACCGAACGCTGGGGCTGCACTCCGACTACACCGAACGGGTAAATGCGTTTATCGCTGGACTCGTGGTCCCGTAG
- the ffh gene encoding signal recognition particle protein, with the protein MFESLSQRLSDTVNRLRGRGRLTEENIRETLREVRIALLEADVALPVVKALVERVKVRAVGQEVLKSLSPGQALVKVVSDELTTLMGAANTELNLAAQPPAVVLMAGLQGAGKTTTVGKLARFLKERKKKRVMVVSCDVYRPAAIEQLRTLASQVDVSFFPSEAGQNPVDIAKAAVAAARREVIDVLLVDTAGRLHVDAAMMDEIKALHGALDPIETLFVVDSMTGQDAANVAKAFADALPLTGVVLTKTDGDARGGAALSVRYVTGRPIKFLGAGEKSDALEPFHPDRVAQRILGMGDVLSLVEEVERKVDQEKAQKLAEKVIKGKRFDLNDMRDQLEQMSNMGGLAGLMDKLPGMASIPDSVKSKVNDNELKRMVAIIGSMTKKERRHPDLLNGSRKARVARGSGTQPADVNRLLKQYMQMEKMMSKLSKGGSKGLLRQMRGAMKGMGGMGGMLPPGR; encoded by the coding sequence ATGTTCGAATCGCTCAGCCAGCGCCTGTCCGACACCGTCAACCGCCTGCGTGGCCGCGGGCGGCTGACCGAGGAAAACATCCGCGAAACCCTGCGTGAGGTCCGCATCGCCCTGCTCGAGGCCGACGTGGCCTTGCCGGTGGTGAAGGCGCTGGTGGAGCGCGTGAAGGTTCGCGCCGTCGGTCAGGAGGTCTTGAAGAGCCTGTCGCCGGGTCAGGCGCTGGTCAAGGTCGTCAGCGACGAGCTGACCACCCTGATGGGGGCGGCCAATACCGAACTGAACCTGGCGGCGCAGCCGCCGGCAGTCGTGCTCATGGCCGGCCTGCAGGGCGCAGGCAAGACCACCACCGTCGGCAAGCTCGCCCGCTTCCTGAAGGAACGCAAGAAAAAGCGCGTCATGGTTGTGAGCTGCGACGTCTATCGTCCGGCTGCGATCGAGCAGTTGCGCACCCTGGCGTCGCAGGTCGACGTCTCGTTCTTCCCGTCGGAAGCCGGACAGAACCCGGTCGACATCGCCAAGGCTGCCGTGGCGGCCGCCCGTCGCGAAGTCATCGACGTGCTCCTGGTGGATACCGCCGGCCGACTGCACGTCGACGCCGCCATGATGGACGAGATCAAGGCGCTCCACGGGGCGCTCGATCCCATCGAGACGCTGTTTGTCGTCGATTCGATGACGGGCCAGGATGCCGCCAACGTCGCCAAGGCCTTTGCCGATGCGCTGCCGCTTACCGGCGTAGTGCTGACCAAGACGGACGGCGATGCGCGCGGCGGTGCTGCGCTTTCGGTGCGCTACGTCACCGGCCGGCCGATCAAGTTCCTTGGCGCGGGCGAGAAGTCCGACGCGCTCGAGCCGTTCCATCCGGACCGCGTGGCCCAGCGCATCCTCGGCATGGGCGACGTGCTGTCGCTGGTCGAGGAGGTCGAGCGCAAGGTCGACCAGGAGAAGGCCCAGAAGCTGGCCGAGAAGGTCATCAAGGGCAAGCGGTTCGATCTCAACGACATGCGCGACCAGCTCGAGCAGATGAGCAACATGGGCGGCCTCGCCGGTCTCATGGACAAGCTGCCGGGCATGGCCAGCATTCCGGATAGCGTCAAGTCCAAGGTCAACGACAACGAACTGAAGCGCATGGTCGCCATCATCGGCTCCATGACCAAGAAGGAGCGCCGCCATCCGGACCTCCTGAACGGCTCGCGCAAGGCCCGTGTGGCGCGCGGCTCTGGCACCCAGCCGGCCGACGTGAATCGCCTCCTGAAGCAGTACATGCAGATGGAAAAGATGATGTCCAAGCTGTCCAAGGGCGGCAGCAAGGGCCTGCTGCGCCAGATGCGTGGCGCCATGAAGGGGATGGGTGGCATGGGCGGCATGTTGCCGCCGGGCCGCTAG
- the radA gene encoding DNA repair protein RadA — protein sequence MAKAKTAYVCTQCGAEHSKWQGQCAECGEWNVLSEFVVQPAKPAAVSTGARRGGYAGEAAGAPRITPLTEVLLTAEARTNTGIGELDRVLGGGLVDGSVVLIGGDPGIGKSTLLLQMLGTLGASLPSLYVTGEESLGQVAGRAQRLDLPLGPLHALAETCIERILEQAASARPRVLVIDSIQTIWTEMLTAAPGSVSQVRESAAKLTRFAKETGTSVFLVGHVTKEGGIAGPRVLEHMVDAVLYFEGESGSRFRVLRAFKNRFGAVNELGVFAMSEKGLREVPNPSAIFLSAHAGPTPGSAVMVTREGTRPLLVEVQALVDQSSLGNPRRVVLGLEQNRLAMLLAVLHRHGGVAAYDQDVFVNVVGGIRVQETASDVPVIMAVLSSLRDRPLPEKTIAFGEVGLSGEIRPVPNGEERLKEAATHGFRRAVVPAANAPKRGRVGEMEVIGVERLSQAIDASRE from the coding sequence ATGGCCAAGGCCAAGACCGCCTACGTCTGCACCCAGTGCGGCGCCGAGCACAGCAAATGGCAGGGCCAATGTGCCGAGTGCGGCGAATGGAACGTGCTATCCGAGTTCGTCGTGCAGCCCGCGAAGCCCGCCGCGGTATCGACCGGCGCGCGTCGTGGCGGCTATGCGGGTGAAGCGGCCGGCGCGCCGCGTATCACGCCGCTCACGGAGGTACTGCTGACCGCGGAAGCGCGTACCAACACCGGCATCGGCGAGCTCGATCGCGTGCTGGGCGGCGGTCTGGTCGATGGCTCGGTGGTGCTGATCGGTGGCGACCCCGGGATCGGCAAGTCCACGCTGCTGCTGCAGATGCTGGGCACGCTGGGCGCCAGCCTGCCGAGCCTCTACGTCACCGGCGAAGAATCGCTGGGGCAGGTGGCCGGTCGCGCCCAGCGTCTCGATCTTCCATTAGGGCCGTTGCATGCGCTGGCCGAGACCTGCATCGAGCGCATTCTGGAACAGGCTGCGTCGGCGCGGCCGCGCGTGCTGGTGATCGATTCGATCCAGACCATCTGGACGGAAATGCTGACCGCAGCACCGGGCTCCGTGAGTCAGGTGCGCGAGTCCGCCGCGAAGCTGACGCGGTTTGCGAAGGAGACCGGCACCTCGGTCTTCCTCGTGGGTCACGTGACGAAGGAGGGCGGCATCGCCGGTCCGCGCGTGCTCGAGCACATGGTCGATGCCGTGCTGTATTTCGAAGGGGAATCCGGAAGCCGCTTCCGCGTGCTGCGCGCGTTCAAGAATCGCTTTGGTGCGGTGAACGAACTCGGCGTGTTCGCCATGTCCGAGAAAGGACTGCGCGAAGTGCCCAATCCTTCTGCAATCTTCCTCTCCGCGCACGCCGGACCGACGCCGGGGAGTGCGGTCATGGTCACGCGCGAAGGCACCCGCCCGCTGCTGGTGGAGGTGCAGGCGCTGGTGGACCAGTCGTCGCTGGGCAATCCGCGCCGCGTGGTGCTCGGCCTCGAACAGAACCGTCTCGCGATGCTGCTTGCCGTACTTCATCGGCATGGTGGCGTGGCGGCATACGACCAGGATGTGTTCGTCAACGTGGTGGGCGGCATCCGTGTGCAGGAAACCGCGTCCGATGTACCGGTGATCATGGCCGTGTTGTCGAGCTTGCGCGATCGTCCGCTGCCCGAAAAGACCATCGCCTTCGGCGAGGTCGGTCTGTCCGGCGAGATCCGCCCCGTGCCCAACGGCGAAGAACGCCTGAAAGAAGCGGCCACGCACGGTTTCCGTCGCGCCGTGGTGCCAGCGGCGAACGCGCCGAAGCGTGGCCGCGTGGGCGAGATGGAAGTGATCGGTGTCGAGCGCCTGTCACAGGCGATCGACGCCAGTCGCGAATGA
- a CDS encoding sterol desaturase family protein, with the protein MDTSSLGLLVLPLPLLVLIAAAEGWLRQRRGLGHDWKAYWASLGDAAGRVLINGLLGPGIIGALLYAVWPWRIATFTMDRWWHWALLFVGQEFCYYWMHRADHRIHWFWLNHSVHHSSNQYTLSSAYRLGWTGKITGATIFFAPLVWLGFPVPVVLAALAVNLLYQFWLHTELVGRLPRPIEFLFNTPSHHRVHHASNPDYIDCNYGGVLIVFDRMFGSFRREREDEPPRYGLVKPIYSHNPVRIAFHTWLQMFRTLKSAPTWKERALVLFGPPQ; encoded by the coding sequence ATGGATACCTCGTCGCTCGGCTTGCTGGTGCTACCGCTGCCGCTACTAGTACTCATCGCCGCCGCCGAAGGTTGGCTGCGACAACGACGCGGACTCGGCCACGATTGGAAAGCCTACTGGGCGTCGCTCGGGGATGCAGCAGGCCGCGTGCTGATCAACGGACTGCTCGGGCCCGGCATTATCGGAGCGTTACTCTATGCAGTATGGCCATGGCGCATCGCCACCTTCACGATGGACCGATGGTGGCATTGGGCCTTGCTCTTCGTGGGCCAGGAGTTCTGCTACTACTGGATGCATCGTGCCGATCACCGCATCCACTGGTTCTGGCTCAATCACTCGGTTCACCACTCGTCGAACCAGTACACGCTGTCGTCTGCCTATCGCCTTGGCTGGACCGGAAAGATCACCGGCGCCACGATCTTCTTCGCACCGCTGGTATGGCTCGGCTTTCCGGTGCCCGTCGTGCTCGCCGCGCTGGCGGTGAATCTGCTGTATCAGTTCTGGTTGCATACGGAACTGGTCGGACGATTGCCGCGACCGATCGAGTTCCTGTTCAACACGCCATCGCACCACCGCGTGCACCATGCCAGCAATCCGGATTACATCGATTGCAACTACGGCGGCGTGTTGATCGTGTTCGACAGGATGTTCGGTTCGTTCCGCAGAGAGCGTGAGGACGAACCGCCTCGGTACGGCTTGGTGAAGCCGATATACAGCCACAACCCCGTCCGCATCGCCTTCCATACCTGGCTACAGATGTTTCGCACCCTGAAATCCGCGCCGACGTGGAAGGAACGCGCGCTGGTGTTGTTCGGGCCACCGCAATAG
- the rimM gene encoding ribosome maturation factor RimM (Essential for efficient processing of 16S rRNA), translating to MSTESGKRVRVGRIVGLHGVQGQVKLESWTEPRIQIFRYQPWLLTAPGVEREMDGIRGRAQGKGIVATLPGIEDRDQAAALVGCEITVSRDKLPPPAPGEFYWTDLEGLEVVTTENAHLGRVSHLFSTGANDVMVVKDGDRERLVPFVQGPYVHSVDFDAGRIVVDWDPEF from the coding sequence ATGTCGACGGAGTCCGGTAAGCGCGTCCGAGTGGGACGCATTGTCGGGCTCCATGGCGTGCAGGGACAGGTCAAGCTCGAAAGCTGGACCGAGCCCCGCATCCAGATCTTCCGCTACCAGCCCTGGCTGCTGACCGCGCCGGGCGTTGAGCGGGAAATGGACGGAATCCGCGGTCGCGCACAGGGTAAGGGCATCGTCGCCACCCTGCCGGGCATCGAGGATCGTGATCAGGCGGCTGCCCTGGTCGGCTGCGAGATCACGGTCTCGCGCGACAAGCTGCCGCCGCCCGCGCCGGGTGAGTTCTACTGGACCGATCTCGAAGGCCTTGAGGTCGTAACCACAGAGAACGCCCATCTGGGTCGGGTCAGTCATCTCTTTTCCACCGGCGCCAACGACGTCATGGTGGTGAAGGATGGCGACAGGGAGCGATTGGTTCCGTTCGTCCAGGGCCCTTACGTGCATTCGGTCGATTTCGACGCCGGGCGCATCGTAGTGGACTGGGATCCCGAGTTCTGA
- the rpsP gene encoding 30S ribosomal protein S16 codes for MVKIRLSRGGAKGRPFYHVVVTDQRSPRDGRNIERVGYYNPVASGNDKRLELDVSKVEAWIAKGAQMTDKVRALVKEAGKLAA; via the coding sequence ATGGTCAAGATTCGTCTTTCGCGCGGTGGCGCCAAGGGCCGTCCGTTTTATCACGTCGTCGTGACCGACCAGCGCAGCCCGCGCGACGGTCGCAACATCGAACGCGTTGGCTACTACAACCCGGTCGCTTCGGGCAACGACAAGCGCCTCGAACTCGACGTCTCCAAGGTTGAGGCCTGGATCGCGAAGGGTGCGCAGATGACCGACAAGGTCCGTGCCCTGGTGAAGGAAGCCGGCAAGCTGGCTGCTTGA
- the rplS gene encoding 50S ribosomal protein L19 — translation MNKLLQQFEAEQITRQLPDFGPGDTVIVNVKVKEGNRERVQAFEGIVIAKRSRGLHSAFTVRKISHGTGVERVFQSHSRSIDSVEVKRKGKVRGAKLYYLRGLEGKAARIKEDVAAAAAAKAAKKAAAAAE, via the coding sequence ATGAACAAACTCCTCCAACAGTTCGAAGCCGAGCAGATCACCCGCCAGCTGCCGGATTTCGGTCCTGGCGATACCGTGATCGTCAACGTCAAGGTGAAGGAAGGTAACCGCGAGCGCGTCCAGGCGTTCGAGGGCATCGTCATCGCCAAGCGCAGCCGCGGTCTGCATTCCGCCTTCACCGTGCGCAAGATCTCGCACGGCACGGGCGTGGAGCGCGTGTTCCAGAGCCACAGCCGCTCGATCGACTCCGTCGAAGTGAAGCGCAAGGGCAAGGTCCGCGGCGCGAAGCTGTACTACCTGCGTGGTCTGGAAGGCAAGGCTGCGCGCATCAAGGAAGACGTCGCCGCCGCCGCTGCCGCCAAGGCTGCGAAGAAGGCCGCCGCTGCCGCCGAGTAA
- the alr gene encoding alanine racemase: MSRTTVATIHLGALRHNLARVRAMAGAAKVMAVVKADAYGHGLERVARALDADAEAFAVAAIADGLRLRAAGHRQRIVVLSGPDTPFDIAEMQRLRLEALIHHDVQLPWLAAADPARGPLRVWLKIDTGMHRLGFPPERARAVHAALLAMPAVDRDIGFMTHFASSEEFEGRETALQIARFKDATADLPGDRALSNSAALLGWPDARADWVRTGGLLYGLSVVEGRSGIDFGFRPAMSLATRLVAINHLVKGERVGYNGTYECPEDMPVGVAAIGYGDGYPRSAVAGTPVLVNDRLAPLVGRVSMDLITLDLRGVPDARVGDKVTLWGEGLPVEAVAASAGTISYDLTCGMTRRVLFVEDEN, encoded by the coding sequence ATGAGCCGTACCACGGTTGCCACGATCCACCTCGGCGCGCTGCGTCACAACCTGGCTCGCGTACGCGCCATGGCGGGTGCGGCCAAGGTGATGGCCGTCGTCAAGGCGGATGCCTATGGCCACGGCCTCGAGCGCGTCGCGCGTGCGCTGGACGCGGACGCCGAGGCCTTTGCCGTGGCCGCCATCGCGGACGGACTGCGCCTGCGAGCGGCGGGGCACCGGCAGCGAATCGTCGTGCTGTCCGGACCCGATACGCCGTTCGACATCGCCGAAATGCAGCGCCTCCGCCTGGAGGCGCTTATTCATCACGATGTGCAACTGCCGTGGCTGGCGGCCGCCGATCCGGCACGCGGGCCACTGAGAGTCTGGCTCAAGATCGACACGGGCATGCATCGCCTGGGTTTTCCGCCCGAACGCGCGCGCGCGGTCCACGCCGCCTTGCTGGCGATGCCGGCGGTCGATCGGGACATCGGTTTCATGACCCATTTCGCCTCGTCGGAGGAATTCGAGGGGCGCGAGACGGCCTTGCAGATCGCGCGCTTCAAGGACGCCACGGCGGATCTGCCGGGGGACCGCGCGCTGTCCAATTCCGCAGCGCTGCTTGGCTGGCCGGATGCACGCGCCGACTGGGTGCGCACGGGTGGTTTGCTGTACGGCCTTTCGGTGGTCGAGGGTCGCTCGGGCATCGATTTCGGCTTTCGCCCCGCCATGTCGCTCGCCACCCGGCTGGTGGCGATCAATCACCTCGTGAAGGGCGAGCGGGTCGGCTACAACGGCACGTACGAATGCCCCGAAGACATGCCTGTCGGTGTGGCTGCCATCGGCTACGGCGACGGCTATCCGCGCAGCGCCGTGGCCGGTACGCCGGTGCTGGTCAACGATCGCCTCGCGCCGCTGGTGGGGCGCGTGTCGATGGACCTCATCACGCTCGACCTGCGTGGCGTGCCCGACGCCCGCGTCGGCGACAAGGTAACGCTATGGGGCGAGGGCCTGCCGGTGGAAGCCGTCGCCGCCTCGGCCGGCACGATCTCCTACGACCTCACCTGCGGCATGACCCGACGCGTACTGTTCGTCGAAGACGAGAACTGA
- the trmD gene encoding tRNA (guanosine(37)-N1)-methyltransferase TrmD, producing the protein MRIDVVSLFPDFVRQSAAIGVVGRAQQRELLQVETWNPRDFATDNYRTVDGRPFGGGPGMVMLIDPLRAALAAIREAAPEPVHVIYLSPQGARLTQKKVEALAGMPRIALICGRYEGVDERLIEHEVDEELSIGDYVLSGGELGAAVIIDAVGRLQEGALNDAQSAQQDSFSDGLLDCPHYTRPVHHDVWGGVPEVLLSGDHAAIRRWRRKQSLGRTWLRRPDLLTQRALDDESRALLDEFRREYTRPNGAVGNDRRNEN; encoded by the coding sequence ATGCGTATCGACGTGGTTTCGCTTTTTCCCGATTTCGTCCGCCAGTCGGCTGCGATCGGGGTGGTCGGAAGGGCGCAGCAGCGCGAGCTTTTGCAGGTGGAAACCTGGAATCCTCGCGACTTCGCCACCGACAATTATCGCACTGTGGACGGTCGCCCCTTTGGCGGCGGACCCGGCATGGTGATGCTGATCGACCCCCTGCGAGCGGCGCTCGCGGCGATTCGTGAGGCGGCACCGGAACCGGTGCATGTGATTTACCTCAGCCCGCAAGGTGCGCGGCTGACGCAGAAAAAGGTGGAAGCGCTGGCAGGCATGCCGCGAATCGCCTTGATTTGCGGACGTTACGAGGGTGTGGACGAACGCCTGATCGAGCACGAGGTCGACGAGGAGCTCTCAATCGGCGATTATGTGCTGTCTGGCGGTGAACTCGGCGCAGCGGTGATCATCGATGCGGTGGGTCGTCTACAGGAAGGCGCGTTGAACGATGCGCAGTCCGCCCAGCAGGATTCCTTCTCGGATGGTCTGCTGGATTGCCCGCATTACACCCGTCCCGTGCATCACGATGTGTGGGGCGGCGTGCCGGAGGTGCTGCTTTCCGGCGATCACGCGGCCATACGCCGCTGGCGTCGCAAGCAGTCGCTGGGTCGTACCTGGCTGCGCCGGCCGGATCTACTAACGCAGCGTGCGCTCGATGACGAATCGAGAGCATTGCTGGATGAATTCCGCCGTGAGTACACGCGGCCAAACGGTGCGGTCGGTAACGACCGCCGTAATGAAAATTGA
- the ompR gene encoding two-component system response regulator OmpR: MDENLARILLVDDDARLRDLLLRYLESQSFEVKGVGDGAQMRQALDRGHYDLIVLDLMLPGEDGLDICRRLRGQGDATPIVMLTAKGDEIDRIVGLEIGADDYLPKPVNPRELLARIRSVLRRARPTPGAPEPDGGIVRFGPFRLDLGRRELSKHGEMRRLTSGEFAVLTVLLRHPRQPLSRDRLMSLARGREHDAFERSMDVTIARLRRLLEDDVRNPRILQTVWGVGYVYVPPDENA, encoded by the coding sequence ATGGACGAAAACCTTGCCCGCATCCTTCTGGTCGACGATGACGCTCGCCTGCGCGACCTGCTGCTGCGCTACCTGGAATCCCAGAGCTTCGAAGTCAAAGGTGTGGGCGACGGCGCGCAGATGCGCCAGGCGCTGGACCGAGGCCACTACGACCTCATCGTGCTGGACTTGATGCTGCCCGGCGAAGACGGCCTCGATATCTGCCGTCGCCTGCGCGGTCAGGGCGACGCCACGCCGATCGTGATGCTCACGGCCAAGGGCGACGAGATCGATCGCATCGTCGGCCTGGAGATCGGTGCCGACGACTACCTGCCCAAGCCCGTCAATCCCCGCGAGCTGCTGGCGCGCATCCGCTCGGTGTTGCGGCGAGCACGCCCGACGCCGGGGGCGCCGGAGCCCGACGGTGGCATCGTTCGTTTCGGTCCGTTTCGGTTGGATCTCGGGCGCCGCGAATTGAGCAAGCACGGCGAGATGCGGCGTTTGACCTCCGGCGAATTCGCCGTGCTGACGGTGCTGCTGCGGCACCCGCGACAGCCGCTCAGCCGCGATCGCCTGATGAGCCTCGCACGTGGCCGCGAACACGATGCGTTCGAACGCAGCATGGACGTCACCATCGCTCGCCTTCGCCGGCTGCTGGAAGACGACGTGCGCAACCCACGCATCCTCCAGACCGTGTGGGGCGTGGGTTACGTGTACGTGCCGCCGGATGAAAACGCATGA
- a CDS encoding cytochrome C assembly family protein: MTVTILSLAAIVFYLTAAGVLARPLATGGQPLARAGMALATVAAIAHGAVLLSAHRGTLDLHFFAALSLVAWIASALTIVVNLSRPIAGLGILIFPLSAVFLAIDTFLAPRTAPEAMTWQIELHVTIAILAFGILSLAAALAVLLAIQERALRRSRFGHWLRALPPLTLTEVLLFRLIAVGFVLLTLTLVTGTLFVGNLFSQHLVHKTVLSIAAWIVFGVLLWGRWQYGWRGIRAVYLTLIGMGILLLAFFGTKAVLELILHRTP, translated from the coding sequence ATGACCGTCACCATCCTGTCCCTGGCCGCCATCGTCTTCTACCTGACCGCTGCCGGCGTCCTCGCCCGGCCGCTCGCGACAGGTGGACAACCGCTTGCGCGCGCCGGCATGGCGCTGGCGACCGTCGCCGCGATTGCGCACGGCGCAGTGCTGCTCTCCGCGCATCGCGGCACGCTCGACCTGCACTTCTTCGCCGCGCTCTCGCTGGTCGCCTGGATCGCCTCTGCGCTCACCATTGTGGTGAACCTTTCGCGCCCCATCGCCGGCCTGGGCATCCTGATCTTTCCGTTGTCGGCGGTGTTCCTGGCCATCGACACCTTCCTCGCCCCGCGCACCGCGCCTGAGGCGATGACCTGGCAGATCGAACTGCACGTCACGATCGCGATCTTGGCCTTTGGCATCCTTTCACTCGCCGCCGCGTTGGCAGTGCTCCTGGCGATTCAGGAACGCGCCTTGCGCCGCAGCCGCTTCGGGCACTGGCTACGCGCCCTACCCCCGCTTACGCTGACGGAAGTGCTGCTGTTCCGCTTGATCGCGGTCGGCTTCGTACTTCTCACCCTGACGCTGGTCACCGGCACGCTGTTTGTCGGCAATCTCTTCAGTCAGCATCTCGTCCACAAGACCGTGCTCTCGATCGCCGCCTGGATCGTCTTCGGCGTGTTGTTGTGGGGCCGCTGGCAATACGGCTGGCGCGGCATCCGCGCGGTGTATCTCACACTGATCGGCATGGGCATCCTGTTGCTCGCGTTCTTCGGTACGAAGGCCGTGCTCGAGCTGATCCTGCACAGAACGCCCTAA
- a CDS encoding ATP-binding protein, translated as MIRLPLPRSVFGQLVLVIGLVLLGAAVLAVAMGRQMTTRPAAVQLLKAMDGFADVAEELARTQPHERVVAHLRDAGLAVSELPPPSRDLRAVPVMRELIEQAPQQLTHGREARLGRIGTANVVWLKLDTQPALWVSFALDQRASRVLRFSVLMLIVGAVLVWLAAAYYAHRLVVPLRRLAQSAPAIVRGEPPSPGTLAGPQEVEELARALADSSKEVREAAEERALMLAGISHDLRTPLTRLQYAIELVPGVDSELRAGMHRDIADIDAILSQFIAYARDGRDEASEPLDLAVLCRNAISAYEGEWQVDTPAHAPMTGRPMALLRAVGNLLVNAQRHGAPPYALALSRQEDAWRIDVVDRGPGLPEQVAERARQPFVHGDGGGTGLGLAIVERVARQHGGELRLAPLRPHGLMATLVLRGS; from the coding sequence ATGATCCGCCTTCCGCTACCGCGCAGCGTGTTCGGGCAACTCGTGCTGGTGATCGGGCTGGTGTTGCTCGGGGCGGCCGTGTTGGCTGTGGCGATGGGGCGGCAGATGACCACCCGCCCGGCTGCCGTGCAATTGCTGAAAGCGATGGACGGCTTTGCTGATGTCGCCGAGGAACTGGCACGCACCCAGCCCCATGAACGCGTGGTGGCCCATTTGCGCGACGCCGGGCTGGCAGTGAGCGAGTTGCCGCCGCCATCGCGGGACCTCCGTGCCGTGCCGGTCATGCGCGAGTTGATCGAACAGGCGCCGCAACAGCTCACACACGGTCGCGAGGCGCGCCTGGGGCGCATCGGAACGGCGAACGTGGTGTGGCTGAAGCTCGATACGCAGCCGGCCTTGTGGGTGTCGTTCGCTCTCGATCAGCGCGCCAGTCGCGTGTTGCGCTTTTCGGTATTGATGTTGATCGTGGGTGCCGTGCTGGTCTGGCTCGCGGCGGCGTACTACGCACACCGCCTGGTGGTGCCGTTGCGGCGCCTGGCGCAATCCGCACCGGCGATCGTACGTGGCGAACCGCCATCGCCGGGGACTCTGGCGGGGCCGCAGGAAGTGGAGGAGCTGGCGCGCGCGCTTGCCGATTCAAGCAAGGAGGTACGCGAGGCCGCCGAGGAACGCGCACTGATGCTTGCCGGCATCTCGCACGACCTGCGCACGCCGCTGACACGGCTGCAGTACGCGATCGAACTGGTGCCCGGCGTCGACTCGGAACTGCGCGCCGGCATGCATCGCGATATCGCCGATATCGACGCCATCCTTTCGCAGTTCATTGCTTACGCGCGAGATGGCCGCGACGAAGCGAGCGAACCGCTCGACCTGGCCGTGCTTTGTCGCAATGCGATCAGCGCGTATGAGGGCGAGTGGCAGGTCGACACGCCTGCCCACGCGCCGATGACAGGCAGACCGATGGCGCTTTTACGCGCAGTGGGCAACCTGCTCGTCAACGCGCAACGGCACGGTGCGCCACCGTACGCGTTGGCACTTTCTCGTCAGGAGGATGCCTGGCGCATCGACGTTGTCGACCGCGGCCCGGGCTTACCCGAGCAGGTTGCGGAGCGCGCTCGTCAGCCCTTCGTGCATGGCGATGGCGGCGGTACCGGCCTGGGGCTGGCGATCGTCGAGCGCGTCGCGCGACAGCATGGCGGCGAGCTGCGGCTCGCGCCGCTCCGACCTCATGGGTTGATGGCAACGCTTGTGTTGCGCGGAAGTTGA